The region TTTAGATAAACGCAGAAAATAAGGTCTATGGTAAACACCGGCTTAGGAGACACTATATGTTTTGCtctatgagataatcttcatcagctaacatCTTTTTGTGTGATTGTTTCTTACATTTTCACAAACAGAACAAGCACATAAAGACTTCAGAACTCATAAaagtcatgttaactgactgataatagaacaaaacatatacgatctcctaaacctgtgttaacctcaggCCTTATTTTCGGCGTTTGTCCCAAAACCCCATACTTGCCCCATTAATTTCCTCCATAGGAATGGCTaaacgaaccagaggtaactcatttctgttttttttggacTATAAACTAGCAAGCTCTACAATCCACATACtacagtgtccatattaggacatcctCCTGCTAAGATTGAGggtgtcctaatatggacaccatacagTTACTGTGTATAACAGTAAGTATAGAGTTGCAATGTAATACCAGTATAAGCTATGTGAAGATGAAGCTGTATTGTGAATAACAAGCCAGCTTATCCTATTGGCAATGGAGATACTTTAGTGTTTGCCTCCCATCATAGGAAATAGATTCACAGCATGCACGAGAATGGTGTCCATATCAGGACAGCCTCAGACTGAAACAAGTCCTGCTGACAcagtcctaatatggacactgtatAACAGTGAGATGGAGAATACATCAGTATGAGCAGTAacatcaaagacagtacagtatgaagatgtGCAGAATCTGCTTCTCCGATAGAAATCCCTGATCACACTTCTGGGTGATGTCATGGCGGTGTTAGCAAGAATAGCCCATGCATAGAAACACTTCCCCCGAGTCTAAAGATTGTGTTGCGTAGAACAGCGCATGTGCAGGCCGTCAAATGAGAGGCACTCcttcgatataaagttgtttttgacaaaaatgaaaacgtgtcagttttTCACTTTCACAAGGTTCTTGTAATAACCTGTTCAGCTAGttaagacattggctcgaatatatattttttatttttagattcTAAAATTCTAAATTCTTTAGAATTtgagaaaattaacaactaaggaCACATTTTCCCTTCTCCCATTGGCTTtccaaaccccaaaccccggtctggtctgttgagACTCCTTCGATAACGCAAGTATCATGATGTTGTGTCTCTGGGTTTGAAAACTCTGTGGTAACATTACCTCCAGCTTACAAAGTTTCCTTTTCAGAAGTGTCTGCAAAGTGTCGTTTATCAACTCATCGGCTTATGTAATGCGGTTGGTGACACGCATATTAGGAGTTAAAAAACACAATCATTGGCCTCTCTTCAGTGCTGGGCTGTAAATTGACATTTAAAACGTGTGTCAGGCCAAAGGTCCATCATTACATAAAGTCATTCCACTGTGGAAACATTGGTGTATGACACGTTGTTCTAACTTATCTTCTCAAAGGGATCCTTTGGGTGACATACTGCATGTGCATTTGGAACATCCCTGCAAGAGATATCCTTTACAGGTCATATTGGCTCAAATAGTCATTCATTACGACCGACAGTGACAAAGTCCGAAATTACTGGcagccttgataaagatgagcaataatgactgtgTAAAATTTTGTTTCATAAGtagtatttttttccccccccaaaaaaaaggtaGAGGTCAAAATGATTGTCACGCCTAAATATTCATGTTAAaaaaagtagtcaaaagtttagtatttgatcCCATGTTCCTAGGACGCAATGACCACATCATGCGCTTGACTCTACAATCTTGACTCTACAAACGGTGGCATTCTAATCATAGCATTGCACTCAGGATACATCCACTAGCCACTGTACTCATTTATCCAGATTGTCTGCTGAACCAAAGTCCATGATGCCCTCACAGTAGTGCACTGTAGTACAGAGATGGACCAGGTGTCTGGTAGATTTCACTCACCGCCAGAGTTGGTCCCTGATGCTAGAACATGGAAGGTCTCGGAAGCCACCTGGCTAAACATGGCCAGAGCGATACACACACCGTGTAGGACCACATGGTGATGATGTCGCTCCATACTGCCCTGGCCATACGGAGACACACGGGAGCGGTACATCCTCCCTGTCGAGCGATCAACTGTAGAACGCTTGCCTCACACACCAACACTCTTTTATAAACACACACTATCTTGGATCTGGTGCATTGGACTTTGGATGATGGCACTGTTTCAGTCAGTGTATCATGgtttactgtgtttgtgtgtgtgtggttattttTCCCCATGGAGTCTAACCAATGGGTGCTCCTACTACTGCACAGTGGCACACGGTTGTATTTACTATTGTTAAATCACAATAGCATTTACAGACAAGTGCGTTGGTAAGTATAATAATACACTTTATTTCTATAGCTTCATTCATACATAAATGCAGTCCAAATTGTTGTACAGTATAGCACCTAAAACAAAACGTCAAAACACAAAAGGCAGATCAGATCCTGGTATAAAAACAATATGGTGGAAGTTAAAGGTtaactaaatacatttaaaaaaagaacacAATCACATTAATGCCATTGAATTAGTATTGCGGTCATGAGAGAATGCCGGTCCATAGTTTTATCACACACAGTCATTGATATGATTTCGAAAAAGACATTAGCTTGGCCAATGGTTATGAGCTCAATCTGTACGGTACAAAGGCACTACTAGCCTAAATCATCACCTACATGTCTTTCTGAAGCAAAGCCTTATGAATCCAACACAGGGAGAGTTTGATCACGTCTCAGCCATTAAACGTTTAGGAAAACAACATTCAAACAAGGGGGCACGTGAATCTCCGCATCGGCTCTCTTCTTCCTACATGAAGATGAGCTTCTGTGTTCTGGCGATGTCCACTGGAGACATGAGCTCCTCTTCTCCGTAAAACGGTTTGTTGTTGTGCTTCCATAACACCATGACAATGCGTACAATGAATATGACACTAGTTATGGCCAATATGACAGCTGGAAAAGAGATGAGGCATCAAGTTAATTAGCTAAAAGCGCCACGGGAGAGTCACTGCCGTGACTACAGACAGTGATACAAGAATAACATTGACACTAGTCTAGTAATGAAGATGGTGTGAACATTGTCAATTGCACATACGTATACTCAGTTCTCATTATACTTACGTACAGTAACTATAACATGATCAAATCTTATCACTCGGCCATCTGCTACTAATGCATGTGTACGGTGGTGTCTGTATTAGGACAGGCTGTGTTATGTTATCTTCCTCTAGGTGTCAGTTTAGGAGTCAGTCGGGACATAGGGCCTACCAGACATGATGTCTATGTGGGTACCGGGCGTGGCTGGATTGGCCACACTCGCGGCCAACACCAGGATCACCACAGGGTACACTGTGAGGATGTAGCGCACGTGCTTATCCAGGTACCAGTTCTCTATGACAAACCTGAGAGAGTTATAAGGAGGAAGAAAATATACATCAACAGTGCATCAATTCCCATGCTTTCAAAAAAAAGGTGCGAGAAGGAAAGGTTTCTGGCGATTGTATGGTGGCCCAAAGGGGCAAATGAGCTTTTAAAATGTAGTGCCCGCATGCACACAACGCACTTGCTTTGTCTGCATACGCTGTCACTACATTTTAAACAAAATGATTTGCAGGCAGTTGCTTTGTGTGCACGAGCTGTCCACACAATTTTTAGAAGCTACTTTTGCCGCTTAGGGCAACTGTATCATTATCTTGTCAGGCCACAGTTTATGTATATTAAGTAAATCCGCTGTTCATGAATTTGCAATGGAAAATTTCCTGGCAAAGCTCAAATGTGTGGTTTATTGAATCAACGTCACTGAATTAAGAGGTTAGATCAAATGTAGGATCAAAGTCTCACCATCCTATGAGTCCCAATTGGAGCAGCACTAGTACCATTATGGCAGCATCTGTCTTGGGTATTGGGGTTTGATGGTCTAAAACAACGGTCAAGTGTAAAAAGGTAGCCACAGCCCACCATGTTGCATACAAAGCCACTCCGTTTTGCACCTGTAAAAGAGTTAACCAATACGGTGCCCATATTAGGACAGCTCCAGTCCTACTGAAACCGAGGCTTCATGATATGGACACCATAAACAGACAACACATGTCTGTAACCAAAACGTAACTGTCCGGCACACTTGTGGAAGGTTTGTGTACACAATACAATGTTCTTGGAGaatagtagaaaaaaaaaagtttttgtaCCAGTATTCGAATGAGCCAGAGATCATTGTTGTGATATTTATGGAGCCACGCTCCATAGACGACCAGTCCGTAGCAGGAGAACATGATAATCACGCAGTTGGAGATGGCCTGTAATGCTGTGATCAGCAGCGTTGGCACCATCTTTCTATGACAAACACAGAATCTAGAAAACGTAATCTGTCTTGAGAAAGACTATACAAGTGATTTCCTTGCCACCAATTCAATGTCGAAACTCGAAAACAACTCAAAACGTGTTAAGAGTTGCATACAATTGCACAGCAAACGACACATAATATGATCACTTACTCTTTGTCGTACAGAAATAACCATGCCATATTCAAAATGCTATTCACGATCCAGGACAAGTAGAATCCGTAGGGCAGGACAGCAGGAGTGGTGTACATCCATGTATACGCTTCCCTAAGGGACAGGAACATCATCATGATaatgaacaacaacaaaatcaccatcaccatcagccTCATCATAATCAAAAACATCCTCATGGCCAGATCTAGGCCTGGGAATTTTGGAAAAGTTACCGTAATTCTGCAACCCTAGCCAGGACAGTAAAAATCACTCTTTCTGCACTTTAAtcgtttgtatttttttttgtctcaACTAAGTTAGATTGCCAATAAACACAGGCCAGTTAGCCTGGATGTCTCCTTATGGAATTGTCATGTTTGACAAGACAATGAGAGACAATGATTCGGGCAACATAGcaggaacagatctgggaccaggctaaggtccAGTGCAAAGTTGATTTCATTCCAGCCAGGGTTTGGCTTGGAAAATAACCAACAATGTCGGAAGGAACAATGTTTACATGATTGTTGTGGTGTCAGCGAGAGTCTAGCTTTAATGGACAGTATCGTACCTTCTACGGAGATTGTGTATCAGATAGATGAACATGCCGATCAACCAGACGTTAAGGACGTCCCATAGAAAGAGTACCCATCTATCCGGGGTTAGGTGCGTTGTGGACTTGCTCAGCACATACTGTGTGGTTTGCATAAACGCACCTGCATGTTCAAACACACAGGTTACAAAACATTTTATcggatgcaaaaaaaaaaaggatgtGTGTTTCAAACAGATGTCATTGACTTGAAGTGGACTTTAAGAATTCACCTGTCCAGGGTCCAAATAGAGCCAATATGTTGAATGTCAGTGCAATTAGATAGCTGATTAGGGCCAGAAACATCAGCAAAACACGGACTGAAATGCACTCTCCCATGTTCAGGATCTAGGGACAGAAGTACAAACCTATTTTCAGTACTGATATTTCAATACATTTCAATACGGTCATTTTAGTAGTAATTTCAGTCAGAAGTCACATGTCATTTTAGTCAGTCACACCCTCATTTCACTATGTCAAAAACATTTGATTTCTGTGTTCTACCCCGGTGCACCACATTAGGCTGTTTGTTTCGCTCAACAATGTTTCTCAGATGGCCCCTATTCAACACTATCCCAGTACAACAATGCATGTATTGTTCCTAATAAAATTCTGGCAATTGTTTCTAAATGACACTGTAATAAGACTGATGAACAGTATGTGAAATAGAATAGCTTACCTTAGGATGGCGGCCCTGAAATACTGTTTAGCCCTTCTAGGATAGACCTTCTCGGATATTCTGTGGTGAAAAAAAGGCATCAACAGATGGTTCCCAGTTGCTCCCACACAGGAGAGTAGGTGGACACATTAGGTTCACACTCTTGAGGATGGTCTgtctgctactggtgctatctcCACAGATAATATATAGATCTGCCCATGGACGG is a window of Oncorhynchus mykiss isolate Arlee chromosome 11, USDA_OmykA_1.1, whole genome shotgun sequence DNA encoding:
- the LOC110535600 gene encoding uncharacterized protein LOC110535600 isoform X2, with amino-acid sequence MGECISVRVLLMFLALISYLIALTFNILALFGPWTGAFMQTTQYVLSKSTTHLTPDRWVLFLWDVLNVWLIGMFIYLIHNLRRREAYTWMYTTPAVLPYGFYLSWIVNSILNMAWLFLYDKEKMVPTLLITALQAISNCVIIMFSCYGLVVYGAWLHKYHNNDLWLIRILVQNGVALYATWWAVATFLHLTVVLDHQTPIPKTDAAIMVLVLLQLGLIGWFVIENWYLDKHVRYILTVYPVVILVLAASVANPATPGTHIDIMSAVILAITSVIFIVRIVMVLWKHNNKPFYGEEELMSPVDIARTQKLIFM
- the LOC110535600 gene encoding uncharacterized protein LOC110535600 isoform X1; amino-acid sequence: MGECISVRVLLMFLALISYLIALTFNILALFGPWTGAFMQTTQYVLSKSTTHLTPDRWVLFLWDVLNVWLIGMFIYLIHNLRRREAYTWMYTTPAVLPYGFYLSWIVNSILNMAWLFLYDKEFCVCHRKMVPTLLITALQAISNCVIIMFSCYGLVVYGAWLHKYHNNDLWLIRILVQNGVALYATWWAVATFLHLTVVLDHQTPIPKTDAAIMVLVLLQLGLIGWFVIENWYLDKHVRYILTVYPVVILVLAASVANPATPGTHIDIMSAVILAITSVIFIVRIVMVLWKHNNKPFYGEEELMSPVDIARTQKLIFM